The genomic window ttaaactaaaaaaaaaaaaccatggcaTAGACTCGCCAAGTGGGGAAAATTGGTTTTTAACATAGGAAGCATGCGCTACAGCGAGAACATCAAAGACTTCAGATTGAAAAACTGCCTAAATGGATAAACAAGTTCAATTTACAAAATGTCTAGCTGCCTAGCAGGTCCGCTTGATGACTTGCATGACTACAACAGCTAAATGGTTCAACACGAATTAGGAAGCTGAGTAAATCTTTTCTTTGTATTGAGACAATCGTGAATTACATACATCATTCCTCAGAAAATGTCCAGCTCCAGAATGGAAACTATTTCTTCGAGCTTTGCCAGATTTATCTGGCAACTACTACGTGGTGGATTCAAACTACAATTCGCGAAATCAATTCCTGTATGGATAAGAGAAATGGGCAGAACTGGCTAGATGCTTCACTGTTCTCTTCTAATCAATAAGATAGTTGTCACAAAAAACGACGTGTATCAAAAACAAAGTTGATGATAAAAGTTTCGCTTGTTGGTTTCTAGCTCTCTGCATTTGTCCATCTTGATCTTAATTGGTGTGGTTGACTCTATACCTGTGCAATAAGAAGTTCATTCCATGTGTCTGGAATGCCAGGAAGGCACCAATGCAAGCAGTCATTTACACCCGTTGTTGCCTTAACACTGTACCTTGAGATGTGACCTTCATCTCTTAGCTCAGAGAGAGCAGTGATATCCAAAAGCGTGATATTTGTTCCTTTAACAGCAGCCGCAATAACTGGATCACTCGATTCATCCTGTGAGATTTCGCTCCCTCCAGTCAAAGGAGTGGTATTATCACAATTACCTCCAGTGTTCCAGTCCCCGTTACGAAAATGCCTTGGTGAGATGGTCCTGAAGAAAGCCTTAAGTCGGGGATGAGAAGGAAGTTGAGAATCAAGCCACCTGGCAACACTATGCACTGTAAAATTCTTGGCATTCCCAATTTCCAAGAGTTTTCTATCTTTAAGGGGCTTCCCATTGACATACATCACCCAACGGTTTGCTGTTATCTTCCCTCTGTTCCAATGATGTCCTGTATTAAGAACTAACACATCAAACCGATGGAGGAATCGTCTCATGAAGGCTGGTGCACGGTCCAGATGCATAGCAACATCAGTGGCTTTGTCAGTGATGTTCAAAGGCTCTAAGTCAGCAAGGCTTGCTGACCAGTAATACAAAATGGTGGTATTGGTGTTTGAAAACCGATAAGCCCAGCCATCAGGACGAATGGCTCCACGAGCTTTAACAAGACCATATTCTTTTCCCACATTTTCAATATCTTCCCTCCGTTCCCCACCAGATGCCATGCACATCAAAGACTGGAATTGTTGCCTGCCCAGTGAATCTCCTATAAATGCAATTGTTCTGTCCTGCATCCTGGAATGCAATAATAATCAGGGAACTGAACATATGACATCTTTGTTTGATGGGTCAGAGAACAAGACAACACATATTCTTGcagaaatcaaacacaaaaaacagaACCCACCTTCTCAAGAATGCAGATTTCTCAAACTCCAGCATTTTGCAGTTTTCTGGTTGCCATTGATATCCCTCGAAGGAAAAATCTGTCCGTTGGGTTAGTCTACATGCCCACATTTCAGATAACCATTGTTTACATTCAAAACCAGAATACAAAGGCCGCCTGCTATCTGCAACCCATCTACCCTTGGAATAATTGC from Populus trichocarpa isolate Nisqually-1 chromosome 5, P.trichocarpa_v4.1, whole genome shotgun sequence includes these protein-coding regions:
- the LOC18099039 gene encoding protein trichome birefringence-like 14 isoform X2, translated to MKGNFCRLKGRHLSVTLLVLTFTTIFLWAWEKNPFVTTLRSAQEQFNFHTSEFVVDTPKGSSFDSLTPNEHVQGRDSNPTRSEESQIPEKEFDASNFTNSVVPETEDGDADRKPSSKIKEFVVDTPKGSSFDSLIPNEHVQETDSDPTRLEESIIPEKEFDASNFTSSVVSQTEDGDADRKSSSKIKDCNYSKGRWVADSRRPLYSGFECKQWLSEMWACRLTQRTDFSFEGYRWQPENCKMLEFEKSAFLRRMQDRTIAFIGDSLGRQQFQSLMCMASGGERREDIENVGKEYGLVKARGAIRPDGWAYRFSNTNTTILYYWSASLADLEPLNITDKATDVAMHLDRAPAFMRRFLHRFDVLVLNTGHHWNRGKITANRWVMYVNGKPLKDRKLLEIGNAKNFTVHSVARWLDSQLPSHPRLKAFFRTISPRHFRNGDWNTGGNCDNTTPLTGGSEISQDESSDPVIAAAVKGTNITLLDITALSELRDEGHISRYSVKATTGVNDCLHWCLPGIPDTWNELLIAQV
- the LOC18099039 gene encoding protein trichome birefringence-like 14 isoform X5 — encoded protein: MKGNFCRLKGRHLSVTLLVLTFTTIFLWAWEKNPFVTTLRSAQEQFNFHTSEFVVDTPKGSSFDSLTPNEHVQGRDSNPTRSEESQIPEKEFDASNFTNSVVPETEDGDADRKPSSKIKDCNYSKGRWVADSRRPLYSGFECKQWLSEMWACRLTQRTDFSFEGYQWQPENCKMLEFEKSAFLRRMQDRTIAFIGDSLGRQQFQSLMCMASGGERREDIENVGKEYGLVKARGAIRPDGWAYRFSNTNTTILYYWSASLADLEPLNITDKATDVAMHLDRAPAFMRRFLHRFDVLVLNTGHHWNRGKITANRWVMYVNGKPLKDRKLLEIGNAKNFTVHSVARWLDSQLPSHPRLKAFFRTISPRHFRNGDWNTGGNCDNTTPLTGGSEISQDESSDPVIAAAVKGTNITLLDITALSELRDEGHISRYSVKATTGVNDCLHWCLPGIPDTWNELLIAQV
- the LOC18099039 gene encoding protein trichome birefringence-like 14 isoform X4, with protein sequence MDQTIRFVLGIRRMTCKPEFVVDTPKGSSFDSLTPNEHVQGRDSNPTRSEESQIPEKEFDASNFTNSVVPETEDGDADRKPSSKIKEFVVDTPKGSSFDSLIPNEHVQETDSDPTRLEESIIPEKEFDASNFTSSVVSQTEDGDADRKSSSKIKDCNYSKGRWVADSRRPLYSGFECKQWLSEMWACRLTQRTDFSFEGYQWQPENCKMLEFEKSAFLRRMQDRTIAFIGDSLGRQQFQSLMCMASGGERREDIENVGKEYGLVKARGAIRPDGWAYRFSNTNTTILYYWSASLADLEPLNITDKATDVAMHLDRAPAFMRRFLHRFDVLVLNTGHHWNRGKITANRWVMYVNGKPLKDRKLLEIGNAKNFTVHSVARWLDSQLPSHPRLKAFFRTISPRHFRNGDWNTGGNCDNTTPLTGGSEISQDESSDPVIAAAVKGTNITLLDITALSELRDEGHISRYSVKATTGVNDCLHWCLPGIPDTWNELLIAQV
- the LOC18099039 gene encoding protein trichome birefringence-like 14 isoform X1, with the protein product MKGNFCRLKGRHLSVTLLVLTFTTIFLWAWEKNPFVTTLRSAQEQFNFHTSEFVVDTPKGSSFDSLTPNEHVQGRDSNPTRSEESQIPEKEFDASNFTNSVVPETEDGDADRKPSSKIKEFVVDTPKGSSFDSLIPNEHVQETDSDPTRLEESIIPEKEFDASNFTSSVVSQTEDGDADRKSSSKIKDCNYSKGRWVADSRRPLYSGFECKQWLSEMWACRLTQRTDFSFEGYQWQPENCKMLEFEKSAFLRRMQDRTIAFIGDSLGRQQFQSLMCMASGGERREDIENVGKEYGLVKARGAIRPDGWAYRFSNTNTTILYYWSASLADLEPLNITDKATDVAMHLDRAPAFMRRFLHRFDVLVLNTGHHWNRGKITANRWVMYVNGKPLKDRKLLEIGNAKNFTVHSVARWLDSQLPSHPRLKAFFRTISPRHFRNGDWNTGGNCDNTTPLTGGSEISQDESSDPVIAAAVKGTNITLLDITALSELRDEGHISRYSVKATTGVNDCLHWCLPGIPDTWNELLIAQV
- the LOC18099039 gene encoding protein trichome birefringence-like 14 isoform X7, whose translation is MKGNFCRLKGRHLSVTLLVLTFTTIFLWAWEKNPFVTTLRSAQEQFNFHTSEFVVDTPKGSSFDSLTPNEHVQGRDSNPTRSEESQIPEKEFDASNFTNSVVPETEDGDADRKPSSKIKDCNYSKGRWVADSRRPLYSGFECKQWLSEMWACRLTQRTDFSFEGYRWQPENCKMLEFEKSAFLRRMQDRTIAFIGDSLGRQQFQSLMCMASGGERREDIENVGKEYGLVKARGAIRPDGWAYRFSNTNTTILYYWSASLADLEPLNITDKATDVAMHLDRAPAFMRRFLHRFDVLVLNTGHHWNRGKITANRWVMYVNGKPLKDRKLLEIGNAKNFTVHSVARWLDSQLPSHPRLKAFFRTISPRHFRNGDWNTGGNCDNTTPLTGGSEISQDESSDPVIAAAVKGTNITLLDITALSELRDEGHISRYSVKATTGVNDCLHWCLPGIPDTWNELLIAQV
- the LOC18099039 gene encoding protein trichome birefringence-like 14 isoform X6: MKGNFCRLKGRHLSVTLLVLTFTTIFLWAWEKNPFVTTLRSAQEQFNFHTSEFVVDTPKGSSFDSLIPNEHVQETDSDPTRLEESIIPEKEFDASNFTSSVVSQTEDGDADRKSSSKIKDCNYSKGRWVADSRRPLYSGFECKQWLSEMWACRLTQRTDFSFEGYQWQPENCKMLEFEKSAFLRRMQDRTIAFIGDSLGRQQFQSLMCMASGGERREDIENVGKEYGLVKARGAIRPDGWAYRFSNTNTTILYYWSASLADLEPLNITDKATDVAMHLDRAPAFMRRFLHRFDVLVLNTGHHWNRGKITANRWVMYVNGKPLKDRKLLEIGNAKNFTVHSVARWLDSQLPSHPRLKAFFRTISPRHFRNGDWNTGGNCDNTTPLTGGSEISQDESSDPVIAAAVKGTNITLLDITALSELRDEGHISRYSVKATTGVNDCLHWCLPGIPDTWNELLIAQV